Proteins co-encoded in one Cytophaga hutchinsonii ATCC 33406 genomic window:
- the rodA gene encoding rod shape-determining protein RodA, whose amino-acid sequence MRSDDKINITNNLDWIAVGFYILFVFLGWLNIYAVVYDPEAVSNIFDFSINSGKQLMWIGGAFLLIVAILVIDYKFYSTFSYIFYVLSMLILLATIFIGTEVNGSRSWLDLGIVRVQPAEFAKFTTALALARFLGNINTNIQRLDTMLKAAILLGIPCALILLQNETGGMLVFSAFILVMYREGLPGTLLLIGVFVTLLFVLTLAVGVKPILIGLGILFGLIIAYFLINRLRMTRKQLLNRLSIILLIFAMSVGFVFGVHKIFFEILQEHQRNRIMVLFDTELDIRDVGYHVHQSKIAIGSGDFFGKGFLEGTQTKFDFVPEQSTDFIFCTIGEEHGWFGSTILIILYVLFMMRLVFLAERQKDSFSRIYGYSVASIILFHFMVNIGMTIGLFPVIGIPLPFFSYGGSSLWSFTILLFVFLKLDSHRGQVLAGH is encoded by the coding sequence ATGCGCTCCGACGATAAAATAAATATCACCAATAACCTCGACTGGATAGCCGTTGGGTTCTACATCCTGTTTGTATTCTTAGGATGGCTGAATATTTATGCCGTTGTATACGACCCGGAAGCGGTAAGCAATATCTTTGATTTTTCGATCAACTCCGGCAAGCAGCTTATGTGGATCGGCGGGGCATTCCTGCTGATTGTAGCTATATTGGTTATTGATTATAAATTCTATTCTACCTTCTCGTATATTTTTTATGTATTGTCCATGCTTATTCTTCTTGCAACCATTTTCATCGGTACAGAAGTGAACGGATCGCGCTCCTGGCTTGATTTGGGAATTGTACGGGTACAGCCCGCAGAATTTGCAAAATTCACAACGGCATTAGCGTTGGCCCGTTTTCTGGGAAATATAAATACAAACATTCAACGCCTGGATACCATGCTGAAAGCAGCTATACTATTAGGTATTCCATGTGCATTAATTCTATTACAAAATGAAACCGGAGGTATGTTGGTATTCTCCGCATTTATTTTGGTTATGTACCGGGAAGGGTTGCCGGGTACGCTTTTATTGATCGGCGTTTTTGTTACATTGTTGTTTGTGCTGACACTGGCTGTAGGCGTTAAACCAATTTTAATCGGTCTGGGAATTTTATTCGGATTGATCATTGCGTATTTCCTGATCAACCGGTTAAGAATGACCCGCAAACAATTGCTGAACCGGTTAAGCATAATCTTACTGATATTTGCTATGAGTGTGGGCTTTGTTTTTGGCGTACATAAAATCTTTTTTGAAATACTTCAGGAACACCAGCGAAACCGGATCATGGTATTGTTTGATACCGAACTTGACATTCGTGATGTGGGTTACCACGTACACCAATCAAAGATAGCCATCGGCTCAGGTGATTTTTTTGGAAAAGGCTTCCTGGAAGGAACACAAACCAAATTTGACTTCGTGCCGGAACAAAGCACAGATTTTATTTTCTGTACAATAGGTGAAGAGCACGGCTGGTTTGGCAGTACCATTCTGATTATACTGTATGTGCTCTTTATGATGCGGCTTGTCTTTTTAGCGGAACGCCAAAAGGATAGTTTTTCCAGAATATATGGGTACAGCGTAGCAAGTATTATCCTGTTCCACTTTATGGTGAATATTGGTATGACCATCGGTTTATTCCCTGTTATCGGGATACCGCTTCCTTTCTTTAGTTACGGGGGCTCTTCACTTTGGTCGTTTACAATATTACTGTTTGTTTTTCTGAAGCTTGATTCACATAGAGGTCAGGTATTGGCGGGCCATTAA
- the trpD gene encoding anthranilate phosphoribosyltransferase, protein MKDLLQQLTSHYRLTKEEAKEAMLAIGNGKINAAQVAAFISVYMMRSITVAELQGFREALLEMCLDADLSEYDPIDIVGTGGDGKDTFNISTLSCFVVAGAGIKVAKHGNYAVSSSCGSSNVVEYLGYKFSNSKDVLRKQIEEANFCMLHAPLFHPALKNVAPVRKELGMRTIYNMLGPLVNPALPTYHLLGTFNMDLARLYGYIHQSLNSKFAIVHALDGYDEISLTGGFKVISNQLDRVLEPDDMGLHTYKAAELSGGKTVEDAAKIFIEVLENKSTRAQKEVVLANAGLAISIAKPDISLFDAIATARESLESGQAYECFKKAVK, encoded by the coding sequence ATGAAAGATTTATTACAACAACTGACCAGTCACTACCGCTTAACGAAAGAAGAAGCGAAAGAGGCTATGTTGGCTATTGGAAACGGAAAAATAAATGCCGCTCAGGTTGCAGCTTTTATTTCTGTATATATGATGCGCAGTATCACGGTTGCTGAATTACAGGGCTTCCGCGAAGCGTTGCTGGAAATGTGTCTGGATGCTGATCTTTCTGAATACGATCCGATTGATATTGTTGGTACCGGAGGAGATGGAAAAGATACCTTTAATATCTCTACGTTGTCTTGTTTTGTAGTAGCCGGTGCAGGTATTAAAGTAGCCAAACACGGGAACTACGCCGTATCTTCTAGCTGCGGCTCTTCCAATGTAGTGGAATACTTAGGATACAAATTTTCGAACAGCAAAGATGTATTGCGTAAACAGATTGAAGAAGCAAACTTCTGCATGCTGCATGCACCGCTGTTCCACCCTGCGTTGAAAAATGTTGCTCCGGTACGGAAAGAACTGGGTATGCGTACCATTTATAATATGCTCGGGCCACTGGTGAATCCTGCTCTACCGACATATCATTTATTAGGTACATTTAATATGGATCTGGCACGTTTGTACGGATACATTCACCAAAGCTTAAACAGTAAATTTGCTATTGTACATGCGCTGGACGGTTACGATGAAATTTCATTAACGGGAGGTTTCAAAGTTATTTCCAATCAGCTTGACCGCGTACTTGAGCCGGATGATATGGGACTGCATACGTATAAAGCAGCAGAGTTATCGGGTGGTAAAACGGTTGAAGATGCAGCAAAAATATTCATTGAAGTATTGGAAAATAAATCAACACGTGCACAGAAAGAAGTGGTACTGGCAAATGCCGGCTTAGCCATTTCCATCGCCAAACCCGATATTTCCTTATTCGACGCCATCGCAACAGCCCGCGAATCGTTAGAGAGCGGACAGGCATACGAATGTTTTAAAAAAGCAGTTAAGTAA
- a CDS encoding peptidoglycan D,D-transpeptidase FtsI family protein, translated as MLQERKLVVQAIMVAIGLIYVIRLFFLQVLDSSYKIEAEINAIEKVVDYPYRGLIYDRNGDLLVFNTPVFDITVVTKEFKLTDTVLFCNRFGITPEEFKKLMVDIKNPKKNIGYSRNKPQTLFKQLSLEDFAHIQDYMNDYPGLYTQARTVRSYSYASAANALGYIGEIGPKALEKQSDGYYKQGDYIGQSGLELYYEKELRGKRGVKYIMKDVHGVLKGKYRGGVFDTISAPGENLISTFDIDLQQYGEKLLQNKIGCVVAIEPQTGEILAFISSPTYDPNLLTGRKYSANYKELEKDPYKPLFNRPLMAMYPPGSIFKLAQAAVALQEGVITDKSRFPCDKTLVNCHNHPSPQDLRGAIQWSCNPYFYMVYKKMISQDKNPNKFKDTEINFDEWRHNMLTLGFGQKMLVDLPSSKSGNIPSNAYYDKIYGDLHWKFSTIYSLSIGQGEINVVPIQMANLAALIANKGWYITPHFIKSIGKDGHILEEYKNKHVTSVEPKYFEPIIDGMEQVVLGGTAYWLKIKDIDICGKTGTAENPHGDDHSVYIAFAPKKEPKIAIAVYVENAGFGAMTAAPIAHLMIEKYLKDTITRKPLEDMILNKNLLHKVKVKP; from the coding sequence ATGCTGCAGGAAAGAAAATTGGTTGTTCAGGCAATCATGGTTGCAATCGGATTGATTTATGTAATCCGTCTGTTTTTCCTTCAGGTATTAGATTCGTCTTATAAAATCGAGGCTGAAATAAATGCAATCGAAAAGGTAGTGGATTATCCCTACCGTGGTTTGATATATGACCGCAATGGAGATTTGCTGGTATTCAATACACCAGTATTTGATATTACCGTTGTTACAAAAGAGTTTAAATTAACTGATACTGTTTTATTCTGCAACCGTTTTGGTATAACTCCTGAGGAGTTTAAAAAGCTGATGGTTGATATTAAAAATCCGAAAAAAAATATCGGGTACAGCAGAAACAAACCGCAAACACTTTTTAAACAATTATCCTTAGAAGATTTCGCACACATTCAGGATTACATGAATGATTATCCGGGCCTGTATACACAGGCACGTACCGTACGTTCGTATTCGTATGCTTCGGCAGCAAACGCCTTGGGCTATATAGGTGAAATTGGTCCGAAAGCATTGGAAAAGCAAAGCGATGGATATTACAAGCAAGGAGATTACATCGGGCAAAGCGGTTTAGAATTGTATTACGAAAAAGAACTGCGAGGTAAACGAGGCGTAAAATATATCATGAAAGATGTACATGGTGTATTGAAAGGAAAATACAGAGGCGGCGTATTCGATACGATTTCAGCACCCGGGGAAAATTTAATTTCTACGTTTGATATTGATCTGCAGCAGTACGGCGAAAAATTACTGCAAAATAAAATTGGCTGTGTAGTGGCTATTGAACCGCAGACAGGGGAAATATTAGCGTTTATTTCTTCGCCTACCTATGATCCTAATTTATTAACGGGAAGAAAATATTCCGCGAATTATAAAGAATTAGAAAAAGATCCCTATAAGCCATTATTCAACAGGCCGCTTATGGCCATGTATCCGCCGGGTTCAATCTTTAAACTGGCGCAGGCTGCAGTAGCTTTGCAGGAAGGTGTGATCACAGACAAGAGTCGTTTCCCGTGTGATAAAACATTGGTGAATTGCCACAACCACCCGTCTCCGCAGGACTTGAGAGGGGCTATACAATGGTCGTGTAACCCATATTTTTATATGGTCTACAAAAAAATGATCAGCCAGGATAAAAATCCGAATAAGTTTAAAGACACCGAAATCAATTTTGATGAGTGGCGCCACAATATGCTGACCTTAGGTTTCGGACAAAAAATGCTGGTGGATCTTCCAAGTTCAAAAAGCGGAAACATTCCGAGTAATGCATACTACGATAAAATCTATGGTGATCTGCACTGGAAATTTTCAACCATTTATTCATTAAGTATCGGTCAGGGAGAAATAAATGTTGTGCCGATTCAGATGGCCAACCTTGCTGCATTGATTGCTAATAAAGGCTGGTACATAACTCCGCACTTTATCAAATCCATAGGTAAGGATGGTCACATATTAGAAGAATATAAAAACAAACATGTAACGTCTGTTGAACCGAAATATTTTGAACCCATTATTGATGGTATGGAGCAGGTAGTTTTGGGCGGTACGGCGTATTGGCTAAAAATAAAGGATATTGATATTTGCGGAAAAACCGGTACGGCTGAAAACCCGCATGGTGATGACCACTCTGTATACATTGCATTTGCTCCTAAAAAGGAACCTAAAATTGCCATTGCTGTCTATGTTGAAAATGCCGGCTTTGGTGCCATGACAGCAGCACCGATCGCTCATTTAATGATTGAAAAATACTTAAAGGATACAATCACCAGAAAACCTCTGGAAGATATGATTCTGAATAAAAATTTATTGCATAAAGTTAAAGTAAAACCTTAA
- the trpC gene encoding indole-3-glycerol phosphate synthase TrpC, with translation MNILDKIIEHKWTEIADRKAAVPVEELRRSSLYNRPTLSFKKYLSNPALSGVIAEHKRQSPSKGVINANVDLKQVVTGYQAAGASACSVLTDTKFFGGTTEDLLQARALIQIPILRKDFMVDEYQIEEARAMGADVILLISACLTPQRIKELSEYAHKLDLEVLLEVHNAEELEGNLIDTVDVIGVNNRNLKTFDVSIQTSIDVAKHIPERYIKVSESGIDDPKTIIELKKHGYTGFLIGESFMKTNDPGAALKKLVAESK, from the coding sequence ATGAATATCCTGGATAAAATAATTGAACATAAGTGGACAGAAATAGCTGACAGAAAAGCAGCGGTTCCCGTTGAAGAACTTCGCAGGTCTTCTTTATATAACCGACCTACCCTTTCGTTCAAAAAATATTTAAGTAATCCGGCATTGAGCGGTGTTATTGCTGAACATAAACGGCAATCACCTTCAAAAGGCGTAATCAATGCGAACGTTGATCTGAAACAAGTTGTTACAGGTTATCAGGCTGCAGGTGCAAGCGCTTGTTCGGTTTTAACAGATACAAAATTCTTTGGCGGAACAACCGAAGATTTATTACAGGCACGTGCACTGATACAGATTCCTATTTTACGCAAAGACTTCATGGTAGATGAATACCAGATTGAAGAAGCGCGTGCCATGGGAGCGGATGTTATTCTATTAATCTCTGCCTGCTTAACACCGCAGCGGATTAAAGAATTGTCGGAATATGCACACAAACTTGACTTAGAAGTGTTGCTTGAAGTACACAATGCGGAAGAGCTTGAAGGAAATTTAATTGACACGGTTGATGTTATTGGTGTAAATAACCGGAACTTAAAGACATTTGACGTAAGCATTCAGACATCCATTGATGTGGCCAAACACATTCCGGAGCGTTACATCAAAGTTTCCGAAAGCGGTATCGACGATCCGAAAACAATTATTGAATTGAAAAAACACGGCTACACGGGCTTTCTGATTGGTGAATCATTTATGAAAACCAATGATCCCGGAGCGGCGCTGAAAAAATTAGTAGCGGAGTCCAAGTAA
- a CDS encoding phosphoribosylanthranilate isomerase: MKLKVCGMKYPDNVSAATALAPDYMGFIFYKPSKRYCGETLTPAFVKGLPASIITTGVFVNESLEKVLRICASYGFKAVQLHGHETPDFCLSCKEAGLEVIKVFHVGEEMDWSILEPYKKATDYFLFDTKTPEYGGSGNRFNWELLKQYDNEIPLFLSGGVDETILEELDILKNVNIYALDINSRFESEPGLKDVARIKKFKSALISASDGYHS; this comes from the coding sequence ATGAAACTGAAAGTTTGTGGTATGAAGTATCCCGATAATGTAAGCGCAGCGACAGCACTGGCGCCGGATTACATGGGTTTTATTTTCTACAAACCATCCAAAAGATATTGTGGCGAAACACTTACACCAGCATTTGTAAAAGGATTACCTGCTTCTATTATAACAACAGGTGTTTTTGTAAATGAATCGTTGGAAAAAGTTCTCCGCATTTGTGCATCGTACGGATTCAAAGCTGTTCAGCTACATGGCCACGAAACACCGGATTTCTGTTTAAGCTGTAAAGAAGCTGGTCTGGAAGTCATTAAAGTTTTTCATGTTGGCGAAGAAATGGATTGGTCAATCTTAGAACCGTATAAAAAGGCCACAGACTATTTCCTGTTCGATACTAAAACACCTGAATATGGTGGTAGCGGTAACCGCTTCAACTGGGAATTGCTGAAACAATATGACAATGAAATTCCGCTGTTTTTAAGCGGCGGTGTGGATGAAACGATTTTAGAAGAATTGGATATACTTAAGAACGTTAACATCTATGCGCTGGATATTAACAGCCGCTTTGAGTCAGAGCCGGGCTTGAAAGATGTAGCCCGGATTAAAAAATTTAAGTCAGCATTAATTTCTGCTTCCGATGGATACCATTCTTAA
- the recO gene encoding DNA repair protein RecO produces MLHKTKGIVLNYIKYSDTSIIAKVYTEAFGLQSYIINSVRSAKAKNKIALFQPLTLLDMVVYHKNNHGLQRISEMRCAEPYFSIPFDIHKTSISIFLSELLLKTLKEESDNQELFDFLFHSLHALDKIEKNVLNFHVSFMLRYSFYLGFFPQETKSVWENSLYKPSAEIITYLENCMKYTYFESFSSTNVHRREALDIVIAFYKNQIESFGDMHSIGVLREVLE; encoded by the coding sequence ATGCTTCATAAAACAAAAGGTATTGTTTTAAATTATATTAAATACAGTGATACGTCTATTATCGCTAAAGTATATACAGAAGCATTCGGGCTGCAATCCTATATCATAAATAGCGTGCGGAGTGCAAAAGCAAAAAATAAAATTGCGCTTTTTCAGCCTTTAACATTATTAGACATGGTTGTATATCATAAGAACAATCATGGCTTACAGCGTATCTCAGAAATGCGTTGTGCTGAGCCCTATTTTTCAATTCCATTTGACATACATAAAACGAGCATCTCCATTTTTTTATCTGAACTGCTGTTAAAAACATTAAAAGAAGAATCCGATAATCAGGAATTGTTTGATTTTTTATTTCATTCCCTTCATGCATTAGATAAGATTGAAAAAAACGTATTGAATTTTCACGTTTCGTTTATGCTGCGCTACTCTTTTTATCTGGGATTTTTCCCGCAGGAAACAAAAAGTGTTTGGGAAAACAGTTTGTATAAACCGTCTGCTGAAATTATTACGTACCTGGAAAATTGTATGAAGTATACCTATTTCGAAAGCTTCTCTTCAACAAATGTTCATCGAAGAGAGGCTTTGGATATAGTGATTGCTTTTTATAAAAATCAAATAGAATCTTTTGGTGATATGCACTCCATCGGTGTGTTGCGTGAAGTGCTCGAATAA
- a CDS encoding two-component regulator propeller domain-containing protein, which produces MRLFATLSLFIIVLGSIAQTNSNIPIGVWRTHLPSKSASTIAYANNKLYVSSAKSSFTFDLSENSMEPLSKIDGLSEHEISVIRFNEETNTGLIGYTSGNIDIIKNGRLENFDVIYRSSIVGSKKINNITIYKTRAFVCCDYGVTVIDLVRNEVVESWMNLRINALPNIVYACVLNATQDSVFLATQYGIMSASYNKPGINLMDFVNWKVYTNISTSLSRSVGELNGRIYAGVSTIGVFVLNGSSWQNIGLTLDATSTCWNLIKSNNQLLVCANNNLYTIDNPTTYTKVFTTNSFKNLREAIYDRKGNLWLADVNEGLVGKNGGDTYSYFQLNGPSSTTTFNLYYYKNTIIANSGGYNSVYFPQYRPDGFYEFQAQDKWRSYDQYNSNYPPGIGDNLTSSYNSFDDTLYVGTFGYGYVSFQQPNTFVRHDTTDTPMKTMNVTGIDVDSKGTVWFATYGTPVFQPSLYARTKKGVWSSYTLNTSKNESRYLLQVKIDSVGNKWMRYGTNGMDKGVIVFNEKNNQVRYFTTSSTQGNLPSNRINCIDIDQKGVVWVGSEQGLSAFYDPSRAFSGSFSAPIYNGFGVLFDKNVTCIKSDGGNRKWVGTTEGLWLFNDNFTEALAFYTINNSPLYSNNIVSIDIHAITGEVFIATDKGIISYRSDATESNKDFSEAKIFPNPVRPGYSGVITIEGLKDNVMVKITDMQGKLFYEAKSNGGTATWNMINYAGIKAETGMYLVFATTDKGEEKFVGKIAIVQ; this is translated from the coding sequence ATGCGCCTTTTCGCTACATTATCACTTTTTATAATCGTATTGGGTAGTATTGCTCAGACAAATTCAAATATCCCAATTGGTGTATGGCGAACGCATTTGCCTTCAAAATCTGCTTCAACCATCGCATACGCAAATAATAAGCTGTATGTCTCTTCAGCAAAAAGCAGTTTTACATTTGATCTTTCCGAAAATTCCATGGAACCACTGTCAAAAATTGACGGGCTTTCGGAACATGAGATTTCGGTTATCCGGTTTAATGAAGAAACGAATACAGGACTCATTGGTTATACCAGCGGAAATATAGATATCATTAAAAACGGACGGCTTGAAAATTTTGATGTAATCTACCGGTCAAGTATTGTTGGCTCTAAAAAAATAAACAACATTACCATATATAAAACAAGAGCGTTTGTTTGCTGCGACTACGGCGTTACAGTGATTGACCTGGTTAGGAATGAAGTTGTAGAATCGTGGATGAATTTAAGAATAAATGCATTGCCGAATATCGTATATGCCTGTGTGCTCAATGCAACTCAGGACTCGGTGTTCCTGGCTACACAATACGGTATCATGAGTGCCTCTTACAATAAGCCGGGAATTAATTTAATGGATTTTGTTAACTGGAAAGTATACACGAATATTTCTACCAGTCTGTCACGTTCCGTAGGTGAACTAAATGGAAGGATTTATGCAGGCGTTTCTACTATTGGTGTTTTTGTGTTGAACGGAAGTTCCTGGCAAAATATCGGATTGACACTGGATGCAACATCCACTTGCTGGAACCTGATTAAATCAAACAACCAGCTTTTGGTCTGTGCCAACAACAATCTGTATACCATTGATAATCCTACAACCTACACAAAAGTCTTTACTACAAACTCATTTAAAAATTTACGCGAAGCTATATATGATCGTAAAGGAAATTTGTGGCTGGCAGATGTAAACGAAGGATTAGTCGGTAAAAATGGAGGTGATACCTATTCGTATTTTCAATTAAACGGCCCTTCCAGTACTACAACGTTCAATTTATATTATTATAAAAATACCATCATCGCAAATAGCGGAGGGTACAATAGTGTATACTTTCCTCAATACAGACCGGATGGATTTTATGAGTTTCAGGCGCAGGATAAATGGAGAAGTTACGATCAGTACAACAGTAATTATCCGCCAGGCATTGGAGATAACCTTACTTCCAGTTACAATTCCTTTGATGATACCTTGTATGTAGGCACCTTTGGATATGGTTATGTCAGTTTTCAGCAACCTAATACCTTTGTCAGACACGATACAACAGACACCCCAATGAAAACAATGAATGTAACGGGAATTGATGTAGATTCTAAAGGCACGGTATGGTTTGCAACCTATGGCACGCCGGTTTTTCAGCCTAGTTTGTACGCACGGACTAAAAAAGGTGTATGGTCCAGTTACACATTAAATACGTCTAAAAATGAAAGCAGGTATTTACTTCAAGTAAAAATTGATTCGGTTGGCAATAAATGGATGCGCTATGGAACCAATGGAATGGATAAAGGCGTGATTGTCTTTAATGAAAAAAATAATCAGGTGCGCTATTTTACAACCTCTTCCACACAAGGCAACTTACCAAGTAATCGGATTAACTGTATAGATATTGACCAGAAAGGTGTAGTGTGGGTTGGAAGTGAGCAGGGACTTTCCGCATTTTATGATCCGTCAAGAGCCTTTTCCGGATCTTTTTCTGCGCCTATTTATAATGGGTTTGGGGTATTGTTTGATAAAAATGTTACGTGCATTAAATCAGATGGCGGTAACCGTAAATGGGTTGGTACAACGGAAGGCTTGTGGTTATTCAATGATAATTTTACAGAAGCACTTGCCTTTTATACAATTAATAACAGCCCGTTGTATTCGAACAATATTGTTTCTATTGATATTCATGCGATCACAGGTGAGGTATTTATTGCTACAGATAAAGGAATTATTTCATACAGATCAGATGCTACGGAAAGCAACAAAGATTTCAGTGAAGCTAAAATCTTCCCTAATCCGGTGCGCCCCGGGTATAGCGGTGTAATAACCATTGAAGGGCTAAAGGATAATGTGATGGTTAAAATTACAGATATGCAGGGAAAACTATTTTACGAAGCAAAATCGAATGGCGGTACTGCAACCTGGAACATGATTAATTATGCCGGCATTAAAGCAGAGACAGGAATGTATTTAGTGTTTGCCACAACCGATAAAGGGGAAGAAAAATTTGTTGGTAAAATAGCAATTGTTCAATAA
- the trpA gene encoding tryptophan synthase subunit alpha, which produces METTTKVSNRLTALFQNKSNNLLNIYFTAGYPTLHDTVTVLKALEKAGVDMVEIGMPYSDPVADGPVIQQSSLDAINNGMTIKTLLQQLKDIRKEVTIPILLMGYFNTVMQYGVEKFMKEISEIGIDGVILPDLPLDEYIEHYQSICESNNISNVSLITPNTSDERLLVIDNITQGFIYMVSTNSTTGNDAKKTEDNHDAYFSRIKNMGLKSPRMIGFNIKDHKTFTDACTYANGAIIGSAFVRLLAQSKHLERDILTFVSEIRK; this is translated from the coding sequence ATGGAGACAACAACAAAGGTTTCAAACAGATTAACAGCGTTGTTTCAAAATAAAAGCAACAACTTACTGAACATATATTTTACAGCGGGTTACCCAACGTTACACGATACGGTAACTGTTTTGAAAGCCTTGGAGAAAGCGGGCGTTGACATGGTTGAAATAGGTATGCCTTATTCCGATCCGGTTGCCGACGGACCGGTAATTCAACAAAGCAGCCTGGACGCAATTAATAATGGAATGACCATTAAAACCTTGCTGCAGCAATTAAAAGATATTCGTAAAGAAGTTACCATTCCGATTTTATTAATGGGTTATTTCAATACGGTTATGCAGTACGGCGTCGAGAAATTCATGAAAGAGATCAGCGAAATTGGCATAGATGGTGTTATTCTTCCTGACTTACCATTGGATGAATACATTGAGCACTATCAATCCATTTGTGAGTCGAATAACATTTCAAACGTTTCATTGATCACACCGAATACTTCTGACGAACGGCTGCTTGTAATTGATAACATCACACAAGGTTTCATTTACATGGTTTCTACAAACAGCACTACCGGAAACGATGCTAAAAAAACAGAAGATAATCACGACGCTTATTTCAGCCGAATTAAAAACATGGGGTTAAAAAGCCCGCGTATGATTGGCTTCAATATCAAAGACCATAAAACATTCACCGATGCCTGCACGTATGCAAATGGCGCAATTATCGGATCGGCCTTTGTACGCCTGCTTGCTCAAAGCAAACATCTTGAACGAGATATTCTAACTTTTGTATCAGAAATTCGAAAATAA
- the trpB gene encoding tryptophan synthase subunit beta, with the protein MNYNVDKKGYYGNFGGAFIPEMLYPNVEELRENYLKIINDESFQKEYQDLLKNYVGRPTPLYLAKRLSEKYNATIYLKREDLCHTGAHKINNTIGQILIAKRMGKTRIIAETGAGQHGVATATACALMGMPCVVHMGAVDMDRQKPNVERMRMLGAEVIPAMTGSRTLKDATNEALRDWINNPVDTFYIIGSVVGPHPYPDMVARLQAVISEEIIDQLQETTGNPDPTHVIACVGGGSNAAGSFYHFLDRPNVELIAVEAAGEGVYSGYSAATTFLGKPGVLHGSKTLLMQTEDGQVVEPHSISAGLDYPGIGPMHANLFETGRAKFFSITDKEAFQAAFMLARTEGIIPALESAHAVAALENIALKKSDVVVVNLSGRGDKDMMTYITRKEEFLTNN; encoded by the coding sequence ATGAACTATAACGTAGATAAAAAAGGATACTATGGAAATTTCGGTGGAGCGTTTATTCCCGAAATGCTGTATCCCAATGTTGAAGAACTTCGTGAAAATTATTTAAAGATTATCAACGATGAATCTTTTCAAAAGGAATATCAAGACCTCCTTAAAAATTATGTAGGCAGACCTACTCCTTTGTATTTGGCAAAACGCTTATCTGAAAAATATAACGCTACCATTTATTTAAAGCGTGAAGATCTGTGTCACACAGGTGCACACAAGATCAACAATACGATCGGCCAGATCCTGATCGCAAAGCGTATGGGTAAAACCCGTATTATTGCTGAAACAGGTGCCGGCCAGCACGGTGTTGCAACGGCTACAGCCTGTGCATTAATGGGCATGCCGTGTGTGGTGCATATGGGCGCTGTTGACATGGACAGACAAAAACCAAATGTTGAGCGCATGCGCATGTTAGGTGCTGAAGTTATACCTGCTATGACCGGTAGCCGCACGCTGAAAGATGCGACAAACGAAGCGTTACGCGATTGGATCAATAACCCGGTTGATACATTCTATATCATTGGTTCTGTTGTGGGGCCGCACCCATATCCGGATATGGTTGCCCGCTTACAGGCAGTAATCAGCGAAGAGATTATTGATCAGCTGCAGGAAACAACCGGTAATCCTGATCCTACACATGTGATTGCATGCGTTGGCGGCGGCAGTAATGCAGCCGGTTCGTTTTATCATTTCCTTGATCGCCCGAATGTAGAATTGATTGCTGTTGAAGCTGCAGGTGAAGGTGTATATTCCGGTTATTCTGCCGCAACTACGTTCTTAGGTAAACCAGGTGTGTTGCACGGCAGCAAAACCTTGCTGATGCAGACAGAAGATGGTCAGGTTGTAGAACCACATTCTATTTCTGCAGGCCTGGATTATCCGGGCATCGGGCCCATGCATGCCAACTTATTTGAAACCGGCCGTGCAAAATTCTTTAGCATAACAGATAAAGAAGCGTTCCAGGCCGCATTCATGCTGGCTCGTACAGAAGGCATCATTCCTGCTTTGGAATCAGCGCATGCAGTGGCCGCCCTTGAAAATATTGCATTGAAAAAATCTGATGTGGTAGTTGTCAATTTATCCGGCCGCGGCGATAAAGATATGATGACATACATTACAAGAAAAGAAGAATTCTTAACAAACAACTAA